The following proteins are encoded in a genomic region of Methanobrevibacter sp.:
- the hjc gene encoding Holliday junction resolvase Hjc: MAKKGSAEERDLVHKLWERDFAAMRAPASGGATKRPLPDVIAGNGKIYLAIEVKTTTKDKIYIDYPQIDDLHEFSEKFGAKCYIGVKFKYTKWLFLEPKDVERTKKNNYKIEKNFALEKALEIDEITGIDKQVKFD, translated from the coding sequence TTGGCAAAAAAAGGTTCAGCTGAAGAAAGAGATTTAGTGCATAAATTATGGGAAAGAGATTTTGCAGCTATGAGGGCTCCAGCATCAGGAGGAGCTACTAAAAGGCCATTGCCTGATGTTATTGCTGGAAACGGTAAGATTTATCTGGCCATTGAAGTTAAAACTACTACAAAAGATAAGATATATATTGATTATCCTCAAATTGATGATCTGCATGAATTTTCTGAGAAATTTGGAGCTAAATGTTATATTGGTGTAAAATTCAAGTATACCAAATGGTTGTTTTTAGAACCCAAGGATGTAGAAAGAACCAAAAAGAACAATTATAAAATTGAGAAAAACTTTGCTCTTGAAAAAGCTTTAGAAATTGATGAAATTACTGGAATTGACAAACAAGTTAAATTTGATTAA
- a CDS encoding nucleotide exchange factor GrpE, translating to MASDKEEKIEEEEKDLQDDDTTKEESSENDEVTKLKEEIETLKEELASQEEKTNEYISYSQRLQADFENFKKINEKQKQEVIKYANENLIKNILDSYEDLGRALENSSNYDELKEGIELINNKLHDALKKEGLEEIPTKGEKFDPFKHEALMAEANDDVENGYIIEELMKGYTLKDKVIKYSKVKVCKK from the coding sequence ATGGCTAGTGATAAAGAAGAAAAAATTGAAGAAGAAGAAAAAGATCTTCAGGATGACGACACAACAAAAGAAGAAAGTTCTGAAAATGATGAAGTGACTAAACTAAAAGAAGAAATAGAAACTCTCAAGGAAGAACTCGCATCCCAAGAAGAAAAGACTAACGAATACATATCATACAGCCAAAGACTTCAGGCAGACTTTGAAAACTTCAAAAAAATAAATGAAAAGCAAAAGCAGGAAGTTATCAAGTATGCCAATGAAAATCTAATTAAAAATATATTAGATAGCTATGAAGACTTAGGAAGAGCTTTGGAAAATTCATCAAATTATGATGAGTTAAAAGAAGGAATCGAATTAATAAATAACAAGCTACATGACGCTCTTAAAAAAGAGGGCCTCGAAGAAATTCCTACAAAAGGAGAAAAATTCGATCCGTTTAAGCATGAAGCTCTTATGGCTGAAGCAAATGATGACGTTGAAAACGGATACATCATTGAAGAGCTAATGAAAGGTTATACTCTTAAAGATAAAGTTATTAAATATTCAAAAGTGAAAGTTTGTAAAAAATAA
- the gatB gene encoding Asp-tRNA(Asn)/Glu-tRNA(Gln) amidotransferase subunit GatB, with amino-acid sequence MKCGLEIHVQLETESKLFCDCPTNYQEAPENSNICPVCLNQPGAKPHPTNEKALENALMIALMLNCKIDKGFTYFMRKHYDYPDLPSGYQRTSVPIGYEGELNGVRIREIHVEEDPGQYKPDRGIVNFNRSGIPLVEIVTEPDIKSPEEARSFLNELIRVLQYSGGARGEGTMRADVNISIEGGNRVEMKNVNSIKGAYRALKFELVRQKNLMKRGAEIKQETRAYLESQMITVGMRLKEDADDYRFIPDPDLPPMEISQEKIDEILETMPEAPHNKVKRFVEEYNVDEETAKVLTSELDLAIAYEEVAKQVDSKFAAKWMRDELKRVLSYNKLSFGESGITVDQLVEFLNLLLNKEITTKAGQRVIEQMPNNDKSPKAIAEELGLIGVAGDDEVLSAVKEAIEQNPKAVNDYLEGQEASLNFLVGQVMRITRGKADPGETVKLLKENIQ; translated from the coding sequence ATGAAATGTGGGCTTGAAATCCACGTACAATTAGAAACAGAGTCCAAATTATTTTGTGATTGTCCAACAAATTATCAAGAGGCTCCTGAAAACTCAAATATTTGTCCAGTATGTTTAAACCAACCTGGTGCAAAGCCTCATCCAACTAATGAAAAAGCTTTAGAAAATGCATTGATGATAGCTTTAATGCTCAACTGTAAAATTGATAAAGGATTCACTTATTTCATGAGAAAACATTATGACTATCCGGATTTGCCTTCAGGATACCAAAGAACTTCAGTACCAATCGGATATGAAGGAGAATTGAATGGAGTTAGAATTAGAGAAATTCACGTAGAAGAAGATCCTGGTCAATACAAACCAGATAGAGGTATCGTGAACTTTAACCGTTCTGGAATTCCTTTGGTGGAAATCGTAACCGAACCTGACATAAAGTCTCCTGAAGAAGCAAGAAGCTTTTTAAATGAATTGATTCGTGTTCTTCAATACAGTGGAGGAGCACGTGGTGAAGGTACAATGAGAGCAGACGTAAACATTTCTATTGAAGGTGGAAACAGAGTAGAAATGAAAAACGTAAACTCAATTAAAGGTGCTTACAGAGCTTTGAAATTTGAACTTGTGAGGCAAAAAAACCTTATGAAAAGAGGAGCTGAAATTAAACAAGAAACCCGTGCATACCTTGAATCTCAAATGATAACAGTGGGAATGAGATTAAAAGAAGATGCTGACGATTACAGATTTATTCCTGACCCTGATTTACCTCCAATGGAAATATCACAAGAAAAAATTGATGAAATTCTTGAAACAATGCCTGAAGCTCCACACAACAAGGTGAAAAGGTTTGTTGAAGAATATAATGTTGATGAAGAAACTGCAAAGGTATTGACTTCCGAATTGGATTTGGCTATAGCTTATGAAGAAGTGGCAAAACAAGTCGACTCAAAATTTGCCGCTAAATGGATGAGAGACGAACTTAAAAGAGTTTTATCATACAATAAGTTATCATTTGGTGAAAGTGGAATTACCGTAGACCAATTGGTAGAATTCTTAAACCTTTTATTGAATAAAGAAATCACTACAAAAGCAGGGCAAAGAGTTATTGAACAAATGCCTAACAATGACAAATCACCAAAAGCTATTGCTGAAGAATTAGGATTGATTGGTGTGGCTGGAGACGATGAAGTATTATCAGCTGTAAAAGAAGCAATAGAACAAAATCCAAAAGCTGTGAATGACTATCTTGAAGGCCAGGAAGCTTCTTTAAACTTCCTTGTAGGTCAAGTAATGAGAATAACTCGTGGAAAAGCTGATCCTGGAGAAACTGTAAAATTATTAAAAGAAAACATTCAATAG
- the hypF gene encoding carbamoyltransferase HypF, whose protein sequence is MASQKLLVEGIVQGVGFRPFVYRLAKDMGINGNVRNLGNIVEINIDSNFDQFKERLVNELPPIASINSIKSEEIPDQNFSDFTILESDDYSDGVSVIPPDVSICDKCLEEIRDPNNRRYKYPFNACTDCGPRFTVIDSVPYDRINTSMNEFPLCDDCLEEYKEPMDRRYHGEAICCEECGPEMMLYSNSKLVNTDDPIKEAAKQLGKGKIIAIKGIGGTHLVVDAYNKKAIQTLRDRLNRPNQAFAVMSKDLETVEDYTILSENEKKTLKSRERPIVVVKANKDYPFPENLTGGLHTIGVMLPYSPMHYLLFDESESDTLVMTSANIPGEPMMIDSDEIINLEIADYSLVHNREILNRCDDSVVRFRNDELSFIRRSRGYTPTPVEISDNYDINDYDVLSLGPELDVTFSIATKNLVYPSQHIGNTNKFKTLEFLKTAITHLENILKINDYDVIACDLHPNFFTTKLAKEYSDKYDAQLLQVQHHYAHAVSLMNDNKCPEAVVIAADGVGYGDDNTSWGGEILYSNVESYKRLASLEAHKMPGGDQATKYPARMLASILSTQYSNEELERILKENYSHLFKYGEKEVEMVLKQIDANLNVGLSSSTGRVLDSVAVALDICGERTYEGECSMKLESAAYKSSNPIAIDFEIKDNKLITSKILKDVVENYINGENKKDIAAGAQIAVAKGLSELAIENAGNVDTIGATGGVFYNESISKTCKEYITKNGFNFIQHKNSCSGDGSVSVGQAIVAKVKK, encoded by the coding sequence ATGGCAAGTCAAAAATTATTAGTTGAAGGAATTGTACAGGGAGTGGGTTTTAGACCTTTTGTCTATAGACTAGCTAAAGATATGGGCATCAATGGAAATGTTCGTAATTTAGGAAATATCGTTGAAATAAATATCGATTCTAATTTTGACCAATTTAAAGAACGTTTGGTGAATGAACTTCCTCCAATAGCTAGCATAAACTCCATAAAATCTGAAGAAATTCCTGACCAAAACTTTAGTGACTTTACAATCCTTGAAAGTGATGACTATTCAGACGGAGTATCTGTCATACCTCCTGATGTGAGTATTTGCGATAAATGTTTAGAGGAGATTAGAGACCCAAACAATCGCCGCTACAAATATCCATTTAATGCCTGTACGGATTGCGGTCCTCGTTTTACTGTAATCGACTCCGTACCCTATGATAGAATCAACACTTCAATGAATGAGTTTCCCCTTTGTGATGACTGCCTTGAAGAGTATAAAGAACCTATGGACAGGCGCTATCACGGTGAAGCGATTTGCTGTGAAGAATGCGGACCTGAAATGATGCTTTATAGCAACTCCAAACTGGTCAACACTGATGATCCCATCAAAGAAGCAGCCAAACAATTGGGTAAAGGAAAAATAATAGCAATAAAAGGAATTGGTGGAACACATCTGGTTGTAGATGCATATAACAAAAAAGCAATACAAACCTTAAGGGATAGGTTAAATAGGCCAAATCAGGCCTTTGCAGTTATGAGTAAAGACCTTGAAACAGTCGAGGATTATACAATACTGTCTGAAAATGAAAAGAAAACATTGAAATCCCGTGAAAGACCAATTGTGGTTGTTAAAGCTAATAAAGACTATCCGTTTCCAGAAAATCTTACTGGAGGACTTCATACTATTGGCGTTATGCTCCCATATTCCCCAATGCACTACCTGTTGTTTGATGAAAGTGAAAGCGACACTTTGGTCATGACTTCTGCCAATATCCCAGGAGAACCAATGATGATTGATTCCGATGAGATTATAAACTTGGAAATTGCAGATTACAGCTTGGTTCACAATAGGGAAATCCTAAACCGTTGTGACGATTCTGTCGTAAGATTCAGGAACGATGAATTGTCCTTCATCAGAAGATCAAGAGGATATACCCCAACACCTGTAGAAATATCCGACAATTATGATATTAATGATTATGACGTCCTTTCATTAGGTCCTGAACTTGACGTTACCTTTTCAATAGCTACAAAGAACCTTGTTTATCCTTCACAGCATATTGGAAACACCAACAAATTCAAGACATTGGAATTCTTAAAAACAGCCATCACTCATTTGGAAAACATTTTGAAAATCAATGATTATGATGTTATTGCATGTGATCTCCACCCTAACTTCTTTACAACAAAATTGGCTAAGGAATATAGTGATAAATATGATGCCCAGCTACTGCAGGTTCAGCATCACTATGCACATGCAGTAAGTCTAATGAATGACAATAAATGCCCTGAAGCAGTTGTGATTGCTGCTGATGGTGTTGGATATGGTGACGACAATACCAGTTGGGGCGGAGAAATCCTATACAGCAACGTTGAGAGCTATAAAAGGCTAGCAAGTCTTGAGGCCCATAAAATGCCTGGAGGAGATCAGGCTACAAAATATCCTGCACGTATGCTTGCAAGTATACTTTCAACACAGTATTCAAATGAAGAATTGGAGCGTATTTTAAAAGAAAACTATTCACACCTATTTAAATACGGTGAAAAAGAAGTTGAAATGGTTCTAAAACAAATTGATGCTAATTTGAATGTCGGTTTAAGTTCAAGTACCGGACGTGTGCTTGATTCCGTTGCAGTAGCTTTAGACATATGTGGTGAGAGAACCTATGAAGGAGAATGTTCCATGAAACTTGAAAGTGCAGCATATAAATCCTCCAATCCTATAGCTATTGACTTTGAAATAAAAGATAATAAACTGATTACTTCAAAAATCCTAAAAGATGTTGTTGAAAATTATATTAATGGAGAAAATAAAAAAGACATTGCTGCAGGAGCACAAATCGCTGTTGCAAAAGGATTAAGTGAATTGGCAATTGAAAATGCGGGAAATGTAGATACAATAGGTGCAACCGGAGGAGTATTCTACAATGAATCCATTAGTAAGACCTGTAAGGAATATATAACTAAAAATGGATTTAATTTTATACAACATAAAAATAGCTGTAGTGGAGACGGATCAGTTTCCGTTGGGCAGGCCATTGTAGCGAAAGTTAAAAAATAA
- a CDS encoding ArsR family transcriptional regulator, with amino-acid sequence MKDISKNKKSSDKSVNTISHSKGGIEVNRNINPDIEDIDIEDIFDVMGCKTRRDIINLLKDEPMFVSEISSELNIGQKAIIAHLRAMEEMGILNSSYKKIMRGRPRKYYDLEHDVTINVTINKIGFEANIPEDLLLTPQLPSGDEWSKLLEIEKKIDNGQLEAIEELKNQIRLYSNLKERAEYILERTLKNR; translated from the coding sequence ATGAAAGATATTAGCAAAAATAAAAAATCTTCTGATAAATCTGTTAATACTATTTCACATTCAAAAGGCGGTATTGAAGTTAATAGAAACATCAATCCAGATATAGAAGATATTGATATTGAAGATATCTTTGATGTAATGGGGTGCAAAACACGTAGGGATATAATTAATCTTTTAAAGGATGAACCGATGTTCGTAAGTGAAATATCCAGCGAATTAAACATTGGTCAAAAAGCAATTATTGCACACCTAAGGGCAATGGAGGAAATGGGAATCTTAAATTCCTCTTACAAAAAAATCATGAGGGGAAGGCCAAGGAAATATTATGACTTGGAACATGATGTAACAATTAATGTAACAATCAACAAAATAGGTTTTGAAGCCAATATTCCTGAAGATCTTCTGTTAACTCCACAATTACCATCTGGAGATGAATGGTCAAAACTGCTCGAGATTGAGAAAAAGATAGATAATGGACAATTAGAAGCTATAGAAGAACTTAAAAATCAGATAAGATTATATTCAAATCTTAAAGAAAGAGCTGAATATATTCTTGAAAGAACCTTGAAAAATAGATAA
- a CDS encoding CBS domain-containing protein: MAKKKSFVKDYMTKNVISVSPSTPTEEVIRIMKESNHNSYPVVNEDERLVGIVTSFDILLKDWADEVKDLMTTDLVVANEELSINDASRVMFRRGISRMPVINREGRLVGIITNTDMVRSHIERSTPNKVEYFKNTLEQLYGIKTTLKHMKVETEKLRPTQDRVYADELEGRIYELKRGLAEPAIVVKTGDRWILVDGHHRSVASKELGCKEVDSYVIDLGRDIRLGMERTADEAGIKTFEDIEIIDDDQHPLIALTETIKDQQNKED; the protein is encoded by the coding sequence ATGGCTAAAAAGAAATCTTTTGTAAAAGATTATATGACAAAAAATGTTATAAGCGTAAGCCCTTCCACCCCTACTGAAGAAGTAATTCGAATAATGAAAGAAAGTAATCATAACAGTTATCCAGTGGTTAATGAAGATGAAAGATTGGTTGGTATTGTAACTTCCTTCGATATTCTACTTAAAGATTGGGCTGATGAAGTAAAAGATTTAATGACAACTGATCTTGTAGTTGCAAATGAAGAGCTAAGCATTAATGATGCTTCAAGAGTGATGTTCAGAAGAGGAATATCAAGAATGCCTGTCATCAATAGAGAAGGCAGACTTGTTGGAATTATCACAAATACGGATATGGTACGTTCCCACATTGAAAGATCAACTCCAAATAAAGTAGAATACTTTAAAAATACTTTAGAACAATTATATGGAATCAAAACCACTTTAAAACATATGAAAGTGGAAACAGAGAAGCTTAGACCAACACAAGATAGAGTTTATGCTGATGAGTTAGAAGGCAGAATCTATGAACTTAAAAGAGGACTGGCTGAACCTGCAATTGTCGTTAAAACTGGGGACAGATGGATTCTTGTAGACGGACATCATAGATCTGTAGCTTCAAAAGAGTTAGGATGTAAAGAAGTAGATTCATATGTTATTGATTTGGGTCGGGACATCCGTTTAGGAATGGAAAGAACTGCTGATGAAGCTGGAATCAAGACTTTTGAAGATATTGAAATTATTGATGACGACCAACATCCATTAATAGCTCTTACTGAAACTATTAAAGACCAACAAAACAAAGAGGATTAA
- a CDS encoding MBL fold metallo-hydrolase, which yields MIIDNVICIPSASEDSNYFVIDKEILVDTGTGQHTDYLYSKLKEYGIEVDDIKMIVNTHCHYDHVGGNKDFPNAKVAIGDIDGRSIMKDDENTCSRLFGHDIERCDVDIFLKEGDKISTFEVIDTPGHSAGGICLWDGKTLISGDTIFAHGGIGRMDIGGSYEDMKKSVGRLKELDVENILPGHGPIVEGNGKAHINASYNYINSI from the coding sequence ATGATTATTGATAATGTTATTTGCATTCCTAGCGCATCTGAAGATTCTAATTACTTTGTAATTGATAAGGAAATATTGGTTGATACAGGTACAGGACAACATACTGATTATTTATACTCAAAACTTAAGGAATATGGTATTGAAGTGGATGATATTAAAATGATTGTCAATACTCATTGCCATTATGATCATGTTGGAGGCAATAAAGATTTTCCTAATGCGAAAGTGGCTATTGGAGATATTGATGGTCGTTCCATTATGAAAGATGATGAAAATACCTGTTCAAGATTATTTGGCCATGATATTGAACGTTGTGATGTTGATATTTTCTTAAAGGAAGGAGATAAAATTAGTACTTTTGAAGTAATTGATACTCCAGGTCATTCTGCAGGAGGAATCTGCTTATGGGATGGCAAAACCCTCATAAGTGGAGATACAATTTTTGCTCATGGGGGAATCGGTAGAATGGATATAGGGGGCAGCTATGAAGACATGAAAAAGTCCGTTGGAAGATTGAAAGAATTAGATGTTGAAAATATTCTTCCAGGTCATGGGCCTATTGTTGAGGGAAATGGTAAGGCTCATATCAATGCTTCTTACAATTATATTAATTCGATTTAA
- a CDS encoding N-acetyltransferase: MKFEKFDPQGHSVEKVASLLYDVDFRTFNQLYKNKDLAIKDISKSLFKGGSEDFYVILDGGKIIGIIVFWIRKKPSFIHSLSKFTSFKLLAIDILDYFVLCDVEKDDLHVADLAISSECRGKGIGKKVLDTVIEYARKNNFKRVTLDADFRNEGAKRLYEKIGFEVFNKKEFLKRGMFNMEYVLEKEK; this comes from the coding sequence ATGAAATTTGAAAAGTTTGACCCTCAAGGACATTCGGTTGAAAAAGTGGCTTCCCTGCTTTATGACGTGGACTTCAGGACATTCAATCAGCTTTATAAAAACAAGGACTTGGCCATTAAAGACATTTCCAAAAGTCTTTTTAAAGGTGGTTCTGAGGATTTCTATGTGATTTTGGATGGGGGAAAAATAATTGGAATTATTGTCTTCTGGATTCGTAAAAAACCTTCATTTATTCATTCACTTTCTAAATTTACTTCTTTTAAATTGCTAGCTATTGATATTTTGGATTACTTTGTTTTATGTGATGTTGAAAAGGATGATTTGCATGTAGCTGACTTGGCAATTTCAAGTGAATGTCGTGGAAAAGGAATTGGAAAAAAAGTCCTGGACACGGTAATAGAATATGCACGAAAAAACAATTTCAAAAGAGTCACTCTTGACGCGGATTTTAGAAACGAAGGAGCCAAAAGACTTTATGAAAAAATAGGATTTGAAGTTTTCAATAAAAAGGAATTTTTAAAAAGAGGAATGTTTAATATGGAGTATGTTTTAGAAAAAGAAAAATAG
- a CDS encoding TrkA family potassium uptake protein: protein MYVIIMGAGRVGLSLANLLIEDGYDITVIDSNEELCRNAAAELDALVICGNGTNSKLLEEVNIDEADFFVATTGNDEANLLSCIIVKKYNVPNIIARVSNPDNEEAFIEVGIDNVISPERTASGFLEKLISRPNVADLITLGEGNAEILDMTVTNDKVIGKKISEISPTKDYIIIATYPNGELMIPQNDTVLSRGEKISILVKQGAFKKVGKKFEK, encoded by the coding sequence ATGTATGTTATTATAATGGGTGCTGGACGTGTTGGTCTTTCACTTGCAAATTTATTAATTGAAGATGGATATGATATAACCGTAATTGACAGTAACGAAGAATTATGCAGAAACGCCGCTGCAGAGTTAGATGCATTAGTAATATGTGGAAATGGAACTAATTCCAAGCTATTAGAGGAAGTCAATATTGATGAAGCGGATTTCTTCGTTGCAACAACCGGAAACGATGAAGCAAACCTTTTATCCTGTATTATTGTAAAAAAATATAACGTTCCAAACATTATTGCTAGAGTAAGTAACCCTGACAATGAAGAGGCATTCATTGAAGTGGGAATCGATAACGTAATAAGTCCTGAAAGAACTGCTTCAGGATTTTTAGAAAAGCTTATCAGCCGTCCTAATGTTGCAGATTTGATAACCCTTGGAGAAGGAAATGCAGAGATTTTAGATATGACTGTAACAAATGACAAGGTAATCGGTAAGAAAATATCTGAAATATCACCAACTAAAGACTATATTATAATAGCTACTTATCCTAATGGAGAATTGATGATACCTCAAAATGATACCGTCCTATCAAGAGGAGAAAAGATTTCAATTCTTGTAAAACAGGGAGCATTTAAAAAAGTAGGTAAAAAGTTCGAAAAATAA
- a CDS encoding radical SAM protein, giving the protein MIDMNLELFDLIKDANNITLKNHGNTVSLERAVFLSWWCDKGDCAFCYMSTQKNKIKDPAKARRKVPNIYAEAEMCRRLHWNIEFLSGGYESFTTPEIKEIATTIKNIMGEGVWLNTGITEELNEYGNEIKGITGAVEVANQKLHKEICPSKSLEDISNMLEVAGDLGFKKAITIILGLGETLEDLEYLIDYIKTYKIDRVIFYSLNPHKETIYAESSQPASLYYAEVVARIRVEFPSLEIICGTWIDNLANIGILILSGATGITKFPLFKMFGTKYGKRVEEEVKAAGRQLKGTFTDKAMLGPEKSNINPEWDKFIKRYVKESLKNKY; this is encoded by the coding sequence TTGATTGATATGAATTTAGAACTATTTGATTTAATAAAAGATGCCAATAATATTACATTAAAAAACCATGGAAATACCGTGAGTTTGGAAAGGGCCGTCTTTCTCTCCTGGTGGTGTGATAAGGGAGATTGTGCTTTTTGTTATATGAGCACTCAAAAAAATAAAATAAAAGATCCTGCAAAAGCTAGAAGAAAAGTGCCTAACATATATGCTGAAGCAGAAATGTGCAGAAGATTACACTGGAATATTGAATTTCTTTCAGGAGGATATGAATCCTTTACAACACCAGAGATAAAAGAGATAGCTACAACCATAAAAAATATTATGGGAGAAGGAGTTTGGTTAAATACTGGAATAACAGAAGAATTAAATGAATATGGTAATGAGATAAAAGGAATTACCGGTGCTGTTGAAGTAGCTAACCAAAAACTTCATAAAGAAATTTGCCCATCCAAAAGTCTTGAAGACATAAGCAACATGTTAGAAGTGGCGGGAGATTTGGGTTTTAAAAAGGCAATCACCATAATATTAGGGCTTGGAGAAACATTGGAAGATTTGGAATACCTTATAGACTACATAAAAACATACAAAATTGACAGAGTGATTTTTTATTCTTTAAATCCCCATAAAGAGACAATTTATGCTGAAAGTTCACAGCCTGCCTCCCTTTACTATGCGGAAGTTGTAGCGAGAATCAGAGTTGAATTCCCATCTCTGGAAATCATTTGTGGAACCTGGATTGACAATTTAGCCAATATCGGGATTCTTATTTTAAGTGGAGCTACAGGAATTACAAAGTTCCCGTTATTTAAAATGTTTGGGACAAAGTATGGAAAGCGTGTAGAGGAAGAAGTAAAGGCAGCAGGGCGTCAGTTAAAAGGAACATTTACTGACAAGGCCATGCTAGGACCTGAAAAAAGTAACATTAACCCAGAATGGGATAAATTTATAAAAAGATATGTAAAAGAGTCCCTTAAAAACAAGTATTAA
- the larB gene encoding nickel pincer cofactor biosynthesis protein LarB — protein MRKILEEFKNNEISLEECEKLLKADNVLEFEGVANFDTSRTNRTGFPEAVYAESKSYDDLLTIIENYFKNSKENLIVTRLSEERFNRLREDLRYLMDEGVVFDYNKQARILILRIEPKTSKPLANIGIITAGTSDIEVGEEAKVIVEEGGCAAITAYDVGVAGIHRLFPVIADMIKEDVKVLIVCAGMEGALPTVIAGLVDIPIIAVPTSVGYGVGEGGFVALNSMLQSCAPGISVVNIDNGFGAAIFALTIIKSFL, from the coding sequence ATGAGAAAGATTTTAGAAGAATTTAAAAATAATGAAATTTCACTTGAGGAATGTGAAAAACTTCTTAAGGCAGACAATGTTTTGGAATTTGAGGGGGTTGCTAATTTTGACACTTCAAGAACTAACAGAACAGGTTTTCCAGAAGCGGTTTATGCTGAAAGCAAGTCCTATGATGATTTGCTGACAATCATTGAAAATTATTTTAAAAATTCTAAAGAGAATCTCATTGTAACTAGGCTTTCTGAAGAAAGATTCAATAGGTTAAGGGAAGATTTGAGATATCTGATGGATGAGGGCGTGGTTTTCGATTATAACAAGCAAGCACGAATCCTTATTTTAAGAATAGAACCTAAAACATCAAAACCATTGGCAAACATTGGAATCATAACTGCTGGAACTTCCGATATTGAAGTTGGTGAGGAGGCCAAAGTCATCGTTGAGGAAGGTGGATGTGCAGCGATTACCGCATATGATGTTGGGGTTGCAGGAATTCATAGGCTGTTTCCAGTCATTGCGGACATGATTAAGGAGGATGTAAAGGTTTTGATAGTGTGTGCTGGTATGGAAGGGGCACTTCCAACTGTAATTGCAGGCCTTGTGGACATTCCAATCATAGCTGTTCCAACTTCTGTGGGATATGGTGTTGGGGAGGGAGGCTTTGTTGCTTTAAATTCAATGCTTCAGTCCTGCGCTCCTGGAATCTCTGTAGTCAACATTGACAACGGTTTTGGAGCGGCAATTTTTGCACTTACAATAATAAAGAGTTTTTTATGA
- the hisE gene encoding phosphoribosyl-ATP diphosphatase, whose product MSDEVIRAVYEVLESRRDNPIDSYTSNIMQDSDKKAEDKILEKIAEETGEVLIATKNKENLVYESVDLLFFTLLNCVYQGITIEEIFEEFERRRK is encoded by the coding sequence ATGTCAGATGAAGTAATAAGAGCAGTTTATGAAGTGCTTGAATCAAGAAGAGACAATCCTATTGACTCTTACACCTCCAATATTATGCAAGACAGCGACAAAAAAGCTGAGGATAAAATTCTTGAAAAAATAGCCGAAGAAACTGGAGAAGTATTAATAGCTACCAAAAACAAAGAAAATTTAGTTTACGAATCCGTAGACCTGTTGTTTTTCACATTACTCAATTGTGTTTATCAGGGAATTACAATTGAAGAAATCTTTGAAGAGTTTGAAAGAAGAAGAAAATAG